A stretch of the Rosa rugosa chromosome 5, drRosRugo1.1, whole genome shotgun sequence genome encodes the following:
- the LOC133712795 gene encoding uncharacterized protein LOC133712795, with amino-acid sequence MYLTLLRLAFLKDKGKSIIKSKMIWKHVKREGQVSLFTFNVSSKDRDLLTWLGRNNVHHFPIISSKECPKQDPSSVDSGIAVTYIIKRLSEGLELESTFKKGAMTQQRAHVLGRFLSDNNDG; translated from the exons ATGTATCTAACACTATTACGCTTGGCATTTTTGAAAGATAAGGGTAAATCAATTATTAAGAGCAAGATGATatggaaacatgtgaaaagagaAGGGCAAGTGAGTCTATTTACGTTCAATGTATCAAGCAAAGACAGGGACTTGCTTACCTGGTTGGGAAGGAATAATGTTCATCATTTCCCTATTATTTCAAGCAAGGAATGTCCTAAACAAGATCCTTCCAG TGTGGACAGCGGGATTGCTGTGACGTACATTATCAAGCGATTATCGGAAGGTCTTGAATTAGAGTCTACCTTTAAAAAAGGTGCCATGACTCAGCAGAGAGCACATGTTTTGGGAAGGTTCTTAAGTGACAACAATGACGGTTAG
- the LOC133712781 gene encoding THO complex subunit 2 — protein sequence MSLPPVERSLIKEDHLREWKNGNPSFKLPEPVPMLRFLYELCSTMVRGELPFQKCRAALDSVEFSEKVSEQELASSLADIVTQMSQDLTMPGEHRARLTKLAKWLVESSLVPLRLFQERCEEEFLWEAEMIKIKAQELKSKEVRVNTRLLYQQTKFNLLREESEGYAKLVTLLCQNSENSSHNAGATIGIIKSLIGHFDLDPNHVFDIVLECFELLPDNNVFLELIPIFPKSHASQILGFKFQHYQRLEVNDPVPFGLYKLTALLVKENFIDLDSICAHLLPKDDEAFEHYSSFSSKQLDEANKIGKINLAATGKDLMEDEKQGDVTIDLFASLDMDSEAVGERSAEFENNQTLGLLTGFLSVDDWYHAHVLFDRLSPLNPVEHIQICNSLFRLIEKSISSAYDMVRQARLNNLGSSSGTSVGVMTTENSSASGSFIELKKELFQMLAIVGPYLYRDTLLLQKVCRVLRGYYLSAPDLGRTGEVAVSASNPRLPLKEARSPRQVAMSRVEEAFRTCLLPSLQLVPANPAVGMEIWEVMSLLPYEVRYRLYGEWEKEDERIPMVLAARQTAKLDTRRILKRLAKENLKQQGRMVAKLAHANPMTVLRTIVHQIEAYKDMIAPVVDAFKYLTQLEYDVLEYVVIERLAQGGRDKLKDDGLNLSDWLQSLASFWGHLCKKYPSMELRGLFQYLVNQLKKGQGIELVVLQELIQQMANVHHTEDLTEDQLDAMAGGETLRHHATGFGVTRHNKQLLKSTNRLRDSLLPKDETKLAIPLLLHLAQHRSLVIIDADAPYIKMVSEQFDRCHGALLQYVEFLCSAMPSASAYAQLIPSLDDLVHKYHLDPEVAFLIYRPVMRLFKSPASSDVFWPLDNNDAQSITSANSESEAVQNSGNVVLDLGSTWNPITWLDLLHTAKAMLPARAWNSLSPDLYATFWGLTLYDLYVPRNCYESEIAKQQASLKVLEEQPDNSISAITKRKKEKERIQDTIDRLTSELRKHEEHVASVRKRLSREKDKWLSSCLDTLKINMEFLQRCIFPRCTFSMPDAVYCAMFVHTLHSLGTPFFNTVNHMDVLICRTLQPMICCCTESEVGRLGKFLCETLKIAYYWKSDESIYERECGNMPGFAVYYRFPDSQRVRYGQFVKVHWKWSQRITRLLGQCLESPEYMEIRNALIILSRISSVFPVTKKSGMNLERRVSKIKGDGREDLKVLATSVGASLAARKPSLVSDEEFCMGYVELKSTASSKPSASNSGAIQSGPAVNNSQTEPVGGRAGNLVSQHSELINSARDHVSKTKPADGRLERAESISTAKSDQGHLKLKGASLVNGSDAQASVPSATLQSGTSRPIENQVQVNEISNRTPDENMGKLAAKTTSESELRAQAKRSVPAGAKPLKQDLAKDESRSGKAAGATNASSITANGSTVSSSGKGSASLGIESKVEAGSAKFSNTRIPSSKEEGAEVSDAARPPSSRFVHSPRHDSSATLSKSSDKLQKRTSPAEETDRQSKRRKGEAEMKDFEGEARLTDRERSVDARLLDLDKSGSDDRSVYKATEKASDRSKDKGSERHDKDHRERLDRPDKSRGDDLVERSRDRSMERHGRDHSAEKLQERGTDRSFDRLPDKSKDEKGKGRYSDISAEKSHVDDRYHGQSLPPPPPLPPHIVPQSVSSGRRDEDSDRRTATTRHTQRLSPRHDEKERRRSEENSSISQDDSKRRREDDFRERKRDDREGTSVKVEEHREREREREREKEREKANLLKEDSDSIAASKRRKLKREHLASGEAGEYSPVHPPPPLSINLSQSYDGRDRGERKGPIVTRTGYMEESSLRIHGKEVSSKMTRRDTDPMYDWDDSKRQRGEQKRRHRKN from the exons ATGTCTCTCCCGCCCGTAGAGCGCTCACTCATTAAGGAGGACCACCTCCGTGAATGGAAGAACGGAAACCCTAGCTTCAAGCTCCCGGAGCCCGTTCCGATGCTTCGGTTCCTCTACGAGCTCTGCTCCACCATG GTTCGTGGAGAATTGCCGTTTCAGAAGTGTAGAGCCGCTTTGGATTCGGTGGAGTTTTCCGAAAAGGTTTCCGAGCAAGAGCTGGCTTCAAGCTTGGCAGATATTGTCACTCAAATGTCTCAAGAT CTTACCATGCCCGGAGAGCATCGAGCTCGTCTCACAAAACTG GCCAAATGGTTGGTGGAATCTTCTTTAGTTCCATTAAGGCTTTTTCAGGAGCGCTGTGAG GAAGAATTTTTGTGGGAGGCTGAAATGATCAAGATAAAGGCACAAGAACTGAAGAGTAAAGAG GTTAGAGTAAACACCCGTCTTCTATATCAGCAAACAAAGTTTAATCTTCTTCGAGAAGAGAGCGAGGGATATGCCAAGCTG GTTACACTTCTTtgccaaaattcagaaaattcatCACACAATGCAGGAGCAACAATAGGCATTATAAAG TCATTGATCGGACATTTTGATCTGGACCCAAATCATGTTTTTGATATC GTTTTGGAGTGTTTCGAACTTCTGCCAGACAACAATGTCTTTTTGGAGTTGATACCGATTTTTCCAAAG TCTCATGCTTCACAAATACTTGGTTTTAAATTTCAACATTACCAGCGTTTGGAAGTAAATGATCCTGTACCATTTGGACTTTATAAGCTTACGGCTTTGCTGGTGAAGGAGAATTTTATTGATCTTGATAGCAT ATGTGCTCATTTACTTCCGAAGGACGATGAGGCATTTGAGCACTACAGCTCTTTCTCCTCCAAGCAACTTGATGAG GCTAATAAAATTGGTAAAATTAATCTTGCTGCTACTGGGAAGGATCTAATGGAAGATGAGAAACAAGGAGACGTGACAATAGATCTCTTTGCATCTTTAGACATGGATTCAGAGGCAGTAGGAGAAAGATCTGCAGAGTTTGAAAATAATCAAACTTTGGGCTTGCTTACTGGTTTTCTTTCTGTAGATGACTG GTATCATGCACACGTACTATTTGACCGTCTGTCACCTCTAAATCCTGTTGAACATATCCAAATCTGTAATAGCTTGTTTAG ATTGATTGAAAAGTCAATCTCCTCTGCATATGACATGGTTCGTCAAGCACGTCTCAATAACTTGGGGTCATCCTCAGGAACCAGTGTTGGTGTGATGACCACAGAAAACTCATCAGCTAGTGGTTCTTTTATAGAACTTAAAAAAGAACTTTTTCAGATGCTTGCTATTGTTGGGCCTTATCTTTATCGTGATACTTTGCTGCTACAGAAG GTTTGCAGAGTATTAAGAGGTTATTACTTGTCTGCTCCGGATCTTGGAAGGACTGGTGAAGTAGCTGTTTCTGCCAGTAATCCTCGTTTACCTCTAAAGGAAGCTAGGTCCCCCCGTCAGGTTGCAATGTCAAGGGTAGAGGAAGCCTTCCGGACATGTCTACTTCCATCTTTACAGTTAGTACCTGCAAATCCAGCTGTTGGAATGGAGATTTGGGAAGTGATGAGTCTACTTCCTTATGAG GTGAGGTATCGTTTATATGGTGAATGGGAGAAAGAAGATGAACGGATTCCTATGGTTTTAGCTGCAAGGCAAACAGCCAAG TTGGACACTAGAAGAATTTTGAAGCGGCttgcaaaagaaaatttaaagCAGCAGGGTAGGATGGTTGCAAAATTAGCTCATGCAAATCCAATGACTGTACTTCGAACAATTGTTCATCAG ATCGAGGCGTACAAAGATATGATCGCTCCTGTTGTAGATGCATTTAAGTATTTGACTCAG CTGGAGTATGATGTCCTGGAATATGTTGTGATTGAACGTCTGGCGCAAGGAGGGCGTGATAAGCTAAAAGATGATGGGCTTAACTTGTCAGACTGGCTTCAATCTTTGGCTTCATTTTGGGGTCACTT gTGTAAAAAATATCCATCTATGGAATTGAGAGGCCTTTTCCAGTATCTTGTAAATCAGTTGAAAAAGGGCCAAGGAATTGAGCTTGTTGTTCTTCAG GAGCTTATTCAGCAAATGGCAAATGTCCATCACACAGAGGACCTTACTGAAGATCAGCTGGATGCCATGGCAGGGGGTGAGACTCTCCGTCATCACGCCACTGGTTTTGGTGTTACTCGACATAACAAG CAACTACTCAAGTCCACAAACAGGCTAAGGGACTCACTGCTTCCAAAGGATGAAACCAAGCTGGCAATCCCTCTTTTGTTACATCTTGCTCAGCATCGTTCTTT GGTCATAATAGATGCAGATGCGCCTTATATTAAGATGGTTAGCGAGCAGTTTGATAGATGTCATGGAGCACTCCTTCAGTATGTGGAATTTCTTTGCAGTGCCATGCCATCGGCATCAGCTTATGCTCAGCTAATTCCTTCACTTGATGATCTTGTCCATAAATACCACCTTGATCCTGag GTTGCTTTCTTAATTTATCGCCCAGTAATGAGGCTCTTCAAGAGCCCCGCGAGTTCTGATGTCTTCTGGCCTCTAGACAATAATGATGCTCAAAGTATCACATCTGCAAATTCAGAGTCTGAAGCTGTACAGAACTCTGGCAACGTGGTTCTGGATCTCGGGTCTACATGGAACCCTATAAC GTGGTTGGATCTTCTTCATACTGCTAAAgctatgttgcctgcaagagcCTGGAATAGTTTGTCCCCTGATCTTTATGCTACATTTTGGGGGCTCACACTCTATGATCTTTATGTCCCTAGAAATTGTTATGAATCTGAAATTGCGAAACAGCAGGCTTCTCTTAAAGTTCTGGAAGAGCAGCCTGATAATTCAATTTCTGCAATAACCAAAcggaagaaagagaaggaaagaatTCAGGATACCATAGATCGCCTGACTAGTGAACTCCGTAAACATGAGGAACATGTTGCATCTGTTCGTAAACGCTTATCGCGTGAGAAGGACAAATGGTTGAGTTCTTGTCTTGATACTTTAAAGATCAACATGGAATTCCTTCAGCGTTGTATATTTCCTCGCTGTACTTTCAGCATGCCAGATGCTGTCTATTGTGCCATGTTTGTGCACACTCTTCATTCCCTGGGGACACCATTTTTTAACACAGTCAACCACATGGATGTTCTTATATGTAGAACCTTACAGCCTATGATATGCTGCTGCACTGAATCTGAAGTTGGTAGACTGGGGAAGTTTCTCTGTGAGACCTTGAAAATTGCTTACTATTGGAAG AGTGATGAATCTATTTATGAGCGCGAGTGCGGAAACATGCCAGGATTTGCTGTCTACTATAGGTTTCCAGATAGCCAGCGGGTCCGATATGGCCAGTTTGTCAAG GTGCACTGGAAATGGAGTCAAAGGATCACGAGATTATTGGGTCAGTGTCTGGAATCTCCGGAGTACATGGAAATTCGAAACGCTCTCATAATCTTATCAAGAATTTCTAGTGTTTTCCCGGTTACTAAAAAGAGTGGGATGAACCTCGAAAGACGG GTGTCCAAGATCAAAGGTGATGGGAGAGAGGACCTCAAGGTGTTGGCAACAAGTGTTGGTGCTTCTTTGGCTGCTAGAAAG CCTTCATTGGTTTCGGATGAAGAATTTTGTATGGGATACGTTGAATTAAAGTCGACAGCATCTTCAAAGCCTTCAGCCAGTAATTCAGGAGCTATACAGAGTGGTCCTGCCGTTAATAATTCTCAAACCGAACCTGTTGGCGGAAGAGCAGGAAACCTTGTCTCCCAACACTCAGAATTAATAAACTCAGCTAGAGACCACGTGTCAAAAACCAAACCTGCAGATGGGAGGTTGGAAAGAGCAGAAAGTATCTCAACTGCAAAATCTGACCAAGGGCATCTAAAACTGAAAGGTGCCTCATTGGTGAATGGCTCAGATGCTCAGGCATCCGTGCCATCAGCTACTTTACAATCTGGAACATCAAGGCCTATCGAAAATCAAGTACAAGTGAACGAAATCTCAAATCGAACGCCAGATGAAAATATGGGAAAACTTGCCGCAAAGACCACTTCAGAATCTGAG TTGAGGGCCCAAGCAAAACGGTCTGTTCCTGCTGGGGCTAAGCCATTGAAACAAGATCTTGCGAAGGACGAAAGTAGATCTGGAAAAGCAGCTGGAGCTACTAATGCTTCTTCCATCACCGCAAATGGTAGCACGGTATCATCCTCGGGCAAAGGTTCAGCTTCGTTAGGTATTGAATCAAAAGTGGAGGCTGGATCTGCAAAGTTTTCCAATACAAGGATCCCTTCTTCAAAGGAAGAGGGTGCTGAGGTTTCTGATGCAGCAAGGCCCCCTTCTTCTCGATTTGTTCATTCTCCTAGACATGATAGTTCTGCTACACTTTCAAAGTCCAGTGATAAACTTCAAAAAAGAACCAGCCCTGCAGAAGAAACAGATAGACAAAGTAAACGCCGGAAAGGGGAGGCTGAAATGAAAGATTTTGAGGGTGAAGCTCGCTTGACTGACCGAGAGAGGTCCGTTGATGCTAGACTGTTGGATCTTGACAAATCAGGAAGCGATGATAGAAGTGTATATAAGGCCACTGAAAAGGCTTCAGATCGGTCTAAAGATAAAGGAAGTGAAAGACATGATAAGGATCACAGGGAAAGATTGGACCGTCCTGATAAGTCACGCGGAGATGATTTAGTTGAGAGATCCAGAGATAGGTCAATGGAGAGACATGGAAGGGATCATTCAGCTGAGAAATTGCAAGAGAGGGGTACAGATAGGAGTTTTGATAGACTGCCTGACAAATCTAAGGATGAGAAAGGTAAAGGGCGTTACAGTGATATTTCTGCTGAAAAATCTCATGTTGATGATCGATATCACGGGCAAAGCTTACCTCCACCACCGCCCTTACCTCCTCACATTGTTCCTCAATCTGTTAGTTCTGGAAGAAGAGATGAAGATTCAGATAGAAGGACTGCAACTACAAGGCATACTCAAAGGCTTTCTCCGAGACATGATGAGAAGGAACGTAGACGATCTGAAGAAAATTCCTCAATTTCTCAAGATGATTCAAAGCGTAGAAGAGAAGATGATTTTCGAGAGAGAAAGCGTGATGATCGTGAGGGGACCTCAGTAAAG GTGGAAGAGCACAGGGAGAGGGAAAGGGAGCGGGAGAGGGAGAAAGAAAGGGAGAAAGCCAACCTCTTGAAGGAGGATTCAGACTCAATTGCAGCTTCTAAGAGGCGGAAACTTAAACGAGAACATCTGGCTTCTGGGGAAGCTGGTGAGTACTCACCAGTTCACCCTCCCCCTCCCCTCTCTATTAACTTGTCCCAGTCATACGATGGAAGAGATAGGGGAGAACGGAAAGGACCCATTGTCACGCGCACAGGTTACATGGAGGAATCAAGTCTGAGGATTCATGGTAAAGAAGTATCCAGCAAGATGACCCGCCGTGATACAGACCC GATGTACGACTGGGATGACAGTAAAAGGCAAAGAGGTGAACAGAAACGAAGGCATCGGAAGAATTAG
- the LOC133712787 gene encoding U-box domain-containing protein 21-like — MTLSWRRLRPGRHAAKHSRHGEAGGDIELTIPSHFRCPISLDLMKDPVTLSTGITYDRQSIEKWIEAGNVTCPTTNQVLTTLEPIPNHTIRKMIQDWCVEKKSFGVERIPTPRIPVSSVEVAEILSRITSSAEKKDEAGCRELVQKVKALTKESERNKRCIVANGAASSLAAAFGAFSTAGSFHENVGVLEEILSALTLIFPLHSEANVYLGSTDSLHCMVRFLDGGDLSQRRNAVLVLKEALSADKQKTDALEEIEGALEALVKLIKEPICPTSTKASLVIIYHMLNSTSSSSRESVKGKFVQMGLVSMLSELVVDAERSICEKALGVLDAICGSKQGREEARDNALIMPVVVKKMFRVSDLATEFAVSILWKLCKKDEREDDEGGLVLEVLQVGVFQKLLLLLQVGCGERTKEKATELLKLLNLHRARLECIESMDFKELKRPF; from the coding sequence ATGACTTTGTCatggagaaggctgaggcccgGCCGTCACGCCGCGAAACATTCACGGCATGGCGAGGCCGGCGGAGACATTGAGCTGACGATACCGAGCCACTTCCGGTGCCCGATCTCGTTGGACTTGATGAAAGATCCCGTCACGTTGTCTACCGGGATCACATACGATCGGCAGAGCATTGAGAAATGGATCGAAGCCGGAAACGTGACTTGCCCTACTACCAACCAGGTACTCACAACTTTGGAGCCGATTCCGAATCACACCATCAGGAAAATGATACAAGACTGGTGCGTGGAGAAGAAGTCCTTCGGCGTGGAGCGTATCCCCACGCCACGGATTCCGGTGAGTTCTGTGGAAGTCGCCGAGATTCTCTCGAGGATTACGTCGTCGGCGGAAAAGAAGGACGAAGCCGGCTGCAGAGAGCTGGTGCAGAAGGTCAAGGCGTTGACTAAAGAAAGCGAGCGCAACAAGCGGTGCATTGTCGCTAACGGAGCGGCGAGTTCTTTAGCGGCGGCGTTTGGTGCTTTTTCAACGGCGGGTTCTTTTCATGAAAACGTTGGCGTTTTGGAGGAGATATTGTCTGCTCTGACGTTGATTTTCCCGCTTCATTCGGAGGCCAACGTATATCTTGGATCCACAGATTCGTTGCATTGCATGGTGAGGTTTTTGGACGGTGGAGATTTGTCACAGAGAAGGAACGCAGTCTTGGTTCTAAAAGAGGCTCTTTCGGCTGATAAGCAAAAGACTGATGCTTTGGAAGAGATTGAAGGAGCTTTGGAAGCCCTAGTGAAGCTGATCAAAGAGCCAATTTGCCCTACTTCTACTAAAGCTTCGTTGGTCATCATTTACCACATGCTTAATTCCACGTCTTCTAGCTCAAGAGAGAGCGTCAAAGGAAAATTTGTGCAAATGGGATTGGTGTCCATGCTATCGGAATTAGTTGTGGATGCCGAGAGGAGCATTTGCGAAAAGGCGTTGGGGGTTCTCGATGCGATTTGTGGAAGCAAGCAAGGGAGGGAAGAGGCCCGCGACAATGCCCTGATCATGCCGGTCGTAGTCAAGAAGATGTTTAGGGTTTCGGATTTAGCTACCGAGTTTGCTGTGTCCATTCTTTGGAAGCTTTGCAAGAAGGACGAGAGGGAAGACGACGAGGGAGGTCTTGTTCTAGAGGTGCTCCAAGTGGGAGTTTTTCAGAAGCTGTTGTTGCTGTTGCAAGTTGGGTGTGGGGAGAGGACTAAAGAGAAGGCGACCGAGTTGTTGAAGTTGTTGAATCTTCACAGGGCGAGGTTGGAGTGCATTGAGTCCATGGATTTTAAGGAGCTCAAGAGGCCCTTTTGA